The following are from one region of the Nerophis ophidion isolate RoL-2023_Sa linkage group LG20, RoL_Noph_v1.0, whole genome shotgun sequence genome:
- the LOC133538675 gene encoding zinc finger protein 431-like isoform X4, protein MGTPALRQIIIFPYPHQCGPTVASSAEMGSESPEHFGPSVTMTEEEEEEENQEQDIGPLINSDGEVDLSDLRERDSPGGGAAETLSNAFDQSENEKPPSFHRCSVCGKVFPYASKLQRHLRTHSGERPFPCSVCNKRFPEKGLLMIHQRIHTGEKPFACTFCEKRFASQGELRLHRRTHTGERPYHCSICLKSFSRHWHLKTHLDAMHSEVVAGFIRKKFPCSDCDKSCNSAAELRDHQRTHTGERPYQCNFCDKKFALSGTLVRHERLHTGITPYHCSDCGKTFAQQWTLTTHMRTHRGEKPYSCTQCDKSFVAPGELRRHTRIHTGEKPYTCADCGRHFSLAGTLRNHKKSCTQSKNGEVQTAAGESSQREATDISSELPANQATASVETSASSSSSSSEDISCDRAARDGNDSEEAEQEPSSPLMNVVVKEEEEESPLCDEASAPKCSAETNSVVAVKKEEVEDLVETPPQLPDQVVVSPTSPAKDQRNNKKSHSAFCCGLCGRDCHKMSALQIHMRIHSGEKPYQCSLCGKQFTQKGQLKGHQKVHTGEKPFSCPECGKCFAHSGAMNRHRLTHTGEKPYHCSMCDRSFNQSGRLREHEKTHFGEKLNCPDCDKTFTRASSLKNHVRLHTGERPYSCDVCGRGFSRSQSLRLHKRKHGLKHVEEESGLSVDDLSDHSSPVNMNITVKNEDDIFI, encoded by the exons atgggcacccctgctctaagacaAATAATAATATTCCCATACCCACATCAATG CGGGCCTACTGTAGCCTCCTCCGCAGAGATGGGCTCTGAAAGCCCAGAGCATTTTGGACCATCTGTGACAATgacagaggaggaggaagaggaggaaaacCAGGAGCAAGATATCGGCCCCCTCATCAACTCTGATGGAGAAGTGGATTTGTCAGATCTCA GAGAGAGAGACTCTCCAGGAGGAGGAGCGGCAGAAACCCTCTCCAATGCATTCGACCAGAGCGAGAATGAAAAGCCCCCCTCCTTCCATCGCTGCTCCGTGTGCGGTAAAGTCTTTCCGTATGCTTCCAAACTCCAGCGTCACCTGCGCACTCACTCTGGAGAAAGACCTTTCCCGTGCTCCGTGTGCAACAAGAGATTTCCCGAAAAGGGTCTGCTCATGATCCACCAAAGGATTCACACGGGAGAGAAACCCTTCGCCTGCACTTTTTGCGAGAAGCGGTTCGCCAGCCAGGGTGAACTTAGGCTCCACAGGAGGACTCACACCGGCGAGAGACCGTACCACTGTTCCATCTGTCTGAAGAGCTTCTCTCGCCACTGGCACCTCAAGACGCACCTGGACGCCATGCACTCCGAGGTGGTCGCCGGCTTCATCAGGAAGAAGTTCCCGTGCTCGGACTGCGACAAGAGCTGCAACTCGGCCGCCGAGCTGAGGGACCACCAGAGGACTCACACCGGCGAGAGGCCGTATCAGTGCAACTTCTGCGACAAGAAGTTCGCGTTGTCCGGCACGCTGGTGAGACACGAGCGCCTGCACACGGGAATCACGCCCTACCACTGCTCGGACTGCGGAAAGACCTTTGCGCAGCAGTGGACGCTGACCACTCACATGCGGACTCACAGAGGGGAGAAACCGTACAGCTGCACGCAGTGCGACAAGTCCTTCGTGGCGCCCGGGGAGCTCCGGAGGCACACCAGGATCCACACGGGGGAAAAGCCGTATACCTGCGCGGATTGTGGCAGACACTTCTCGCTGGCTGGAACCCTCAGGAACCACAAAAAGTCCTGCACGCAGAGCAAGAATGGAGAGGTTCAAACTGCCGCCGGCGAATCGTCACAGAGGGAAGCGACTGACATCAGCTCTGAG CTGCCTGCCAATCAAGCTACGGCCAGCGTGGAGACCTCCGCCTCGTCGTCCTCCTCGTCTTCTGAGGACATCAGCTGTGACCGAGCAGCCCGAGATGGAAATGACTCTGAAGAGGCGGAGCAGGAGCCCTCCAGTCCGCTCATGAACGTCGTCgtgaaagaggaggaggaggagtctcCTCTGTGTG ATGAAGCTTCGGCCCCGAAGTGTTCCGCTGAGACAAATAGTGTAGTTGCGGTGAAAAAGGAGGAAGTAGAGGATCTGGTCGAGA CTCCTCCTCAGCTTCCCGACCAGGTGGTGGTGTCTCCCACATCACCAGCGAAGGATCAGCGCAACAACAAGAAGTCTCACAGCGCTTTCTGCTGCGGCCTCTGTGGGAGAGACTGCCACAAGATGTCGGCGCTGCAAATCCACATGCGCATCCACTCGGGAGAGAAACCCTATCAATGCTCTCTGTGCGGCAAGCAGTTCACCCAGAAAGGTCAGCTCAAAGGCCACCAGAAGGTCCACACGGGGGAGAAGCCCTTTTCCTGTCCCGAGTGCGGCAAGTGCTTCGCCCACTCGGGCGCCATGAACCGACACCGTCTGACGCACACGGGGGAGAAGCCCTACCACTGCTCCATGTGCGACCGCAGCTTCAACCAGTCGGGACGGCTGAGGGAGCACGAGAAGACGCACTTCGGGGAAAAGCTCAACTGCCCCGACTGCGACAAGACGTTCACGCGGGCCTCCAGCCTCAAGAACCACGTGAGGCTTCACACGGGCGAGAGGCCGTACAGCTGCGACGTGTGTGGGCGGGGCTTCAGTCGCTCTCAGAGCCTCAGGCTTCACAAGCGTAAACACGGGCTGAAGCACGTGGAAGAGGAGTCGGGCCTCAGCGTGGACGACTTATCAGACCATAGCTCCCCCGTAAATATGAACATCACAGTTAAAAATGAAGATGACATATTTATATAA
- the LOC133538675 gene encoding zinc finger protein 271-like isoform X1: MGTPALRQIIIFPYPHQCGPTVASSAEMGSESPEHFGPSVTMTEEEEEEENQEQDIGPLINSDGEVDLSDLRERDSPGGGAAETLSNAFDQSENEKPPSFHRCSVCGKVFPYASKLQRHLRTHSGERPFPCSVCNKRFPEKGLLMIHQRIHTGEKPFACTFCEKRFASQGELRLHRRTHTGERPYHCSICLKSFSRHWHLKTHLDAMHSEVVAGFIRKKFPCSDCDKSCNSAAELRDHQRTHTGERPYQCNFCDKKFALSGTLVRHERLHTGITPYHCSDCGKTFAQQWTLTTHMRTHRGEKPYSCTQCDKSFVAPGELRRHTRIHTGEKPYTCADCGRHFSLAGTLRNHKKSCTQSKNGEVQTAAGESSQREATDISSELPANQATASVETSASSSSSSSEDISCDRAARDGNDSEEAEQEPSSPLMNVVVKEEEEESPLCDEASAPKCSAETNSVVAVKKEEVEDLVEMEASHVRGQPVGGGKRVRSCLFDRCKKNDASSARVYAPPQLPDQVVVSPTSPAKDQRNNKKSHSAFCCGLCGRDCHKMSALQIHMRIHSGEKPYQCSLCGKQFTQKGQLKGHQKVHTGEKPFSCPECGKCFAHSGAMNRHRLTHTGEKPYHCSMCDRSFNQSGRLREHEKTHFGEKLNCPDCDKTFTRASSLKNHVRLHTGERPYSCDVCGRGFSRSQSLRLHKRKHGLKHVEEESGLSVDDLSDHSSPVNMNITVKNEDDIFI; encoded by the exons atgggcacccctgctctaagacaAATAATAATATTCCCATACCCACATCAATG CGGGCCTACTGTAGCCTCCTCCGCAGAGATGGGCTCTGAAAGCCCAGAGCATTTTGGACCATCTGTGACAATgacagaggaggaggaagaggaggaaaacCAGGAGCAAGATATCGGCCCCCTCATCAACTCTGATGGAGAAGTGGATTTGTCAGATCTCA GAGAGAGAGACTCTCCAGGAGGAGGAGCGGCAGAAACCCTCTCCAATGCATTCGACCAGAGCGAGAATGAAAAGCCCCCCTCCTTCCATCGCTGCTCCGTGTGCGGTAAAGTCTTTCCGTATGCTTCCAAACTCCAGCGTCACCTGCGCACTCACTCTGGAGAAAGACCTTTCCCGTGCTCCGTGTGCAACAAGAGATTTCCCGAAAAGGGTCTGCTCATGATCCACCAAAGGATTCACACGGGAGAGAAACCCTTCGCCTGCACTTTTTGCGAGAAGCGGTTCGCCAGCCAGGGTGAACTTAGGCTCCACAGGAGGACTCACACCGGCGAGAGACCGTACCACTGTTCCATCTGTCTGAAGAGCTTCTCTCGCCACTGGCACCTCAAGACGCACCTGGACGCCATGCACTCCGAGGTGGTCGCCGGCTTCATCAGGAAGAAGTTCCCGTGCTCGGACTGCGACAAGAGCTGCAACTCGGCCGCCGAGCTGAGGGACCACCAGAGGACTCACACCGGCGAGAGGCCGTATCAGTGCAACTTCTGCGACAAGAAGTTCGCGTTGTCCGGCACGCTGGTGAGACACGAGCGCCTGCACACGGGAATCACGCCCTACCACTGCTCGGACTGCGGAAAGACCTTTGCGCAGCAGTGGACGCTGACCACTCACATGCGGACTCACAGAGGGGAGAAACCGTACAGCTGCACGCAGTGCGACAAGTCCTTCGTGGCGCCCGGGGAGCTCCGGAGGCACACCAGGATCCACACGGGGGAAAAGCCGTATACCTGCGCGGATTGTGGCAGACACTTCTCGCTGGCTGGAACCCTCAGGAACCACAAAAAGTCCTGCACGCAGAGCAAGAATGGAGAGGTTCAAACTGCCGCCGGCGAATCGTCACAGAGGGAAGCGACTGACATCAGCTCTGAG CTGCCTGCCAATCAAGCTACGGCCAGCGTGGAGACCTCCGCCTCGTCGTCCTCCTCGTCTTCTGAGGACATCAGCTGTGACCGAGCAGCCCGAGATGGAAATGACTCTGAAGAGGCGGAGCAGGAGCCCTCCAGTCCGCTCATGAACGTCGTCgtgaaagaggaggaggaggagtctcCTCTGTGTG ATGAAGCTTCGGCCCCGAAGTGTTCCGCTGAGACAAATAGTGTAGTTGCGGTGAAAAAGGAGGAAGTAGAGGATCTGGTCGAGA tggaagcatctcacgttcgggggcagccggtcggaggaggcaaaagagtccgcagctgcctctttgacaggtgcaagaagaacgacgcaagctccgctcgtgtctacg CTCCTCCTCAGCTTCCCGACCAGGTGGTGGTGTCTCCCACATCACCAGCGAAGGATCAGCGCAACAACAAGAAGTCTCACAGCGCTTTCTGCTGCGGCCTCTGTGGGAGAGACTGCCACAAGATGTCGGCGCTGCAAATCCACATGCGCATCCACTCGGGAGAGAAACCCTATCAATGCTCTCTGTGCGGCAAGCAGTTCACCCAGAAAGGTCAGCTCAAAGGCCACCAGAAGGTCCACACGGGGGAGAAGCCCTTTTCCTGTCCCGAGTGCGGCAAGTGCTTCGCCCACTCGGGCGCCATGAACCGACACCGTCTGACGCACACGGGGGAGAAGCCCTACCACTGCTCCATGTGCGACCGCAGCTTCAACCAGTCGGGACGGCTGAGGGAGCACGAGAAGACGCACTTCGGGGAAAAGCTCAACTGCCCCGACTGCGACAAGACGTTCACGCGGGCCTCCAGCCTCAAGAACCACGTGAGGCTTCACACGGGCGAGAGGCCGTACAGCTGCGACGTGTGTGGGCGGGGCTTCAGTCGCTCTCAGAGCCTCAGGCTTCACAAGCGTAAACACGGGCTGAAGCACGTGGAAGAGGAGTCGGGCCTCAGCGTGGACGACTTATCAGACCATAGCTCCCCCGTAAATATGAACATCACAGTTAAAAATGAAGATGACATATTTATATAA
- the LOC133538675 gene encoding zinc finger protein 271-like isoform X2 encodes MELESGPTVASSAEMGSESPEHFGPSVTMTEEEEEEENQEQDIGPLINSDGEVDLSDLRERDSPGGGAAETLSNAFDQSENEKPPSFHRCSVCGKVFPYASKLQRHLRTHSGERPFPCSVCNKRFPEKGLLMIHQRIHTGEKPFACTFCEKRFASQGELRLHRRTHTGERPYHCSICLKSFSRHWHLKTHLDAMHSEVVAGFIRKKFPCSDCDKSCNSAAELRDHQRTHTGERPYQCNFCDKKFALSGTLVRHERLHTGITPYHCSDCGKTFAQQWTLTTHMRTHRGEKPYSCTQCDKSFVAPGELRRHTRIHTGEKPYTCADCGRHFSLAGTLRNHKKSCTQSKNGEVQTAAGESSQREATDISSELPANQATASVETSASSSSSSSEDISCDRAARDGNDSEEAEQEPSSPLMNVVVKEEEEESPLCDEASAPKCSAETNSVVAVKKEEVEDLVEMEASHVRGQPVGGGKRVRSCLFDRCKKNDASSARVYAPPQLPDQVVVSPTSPAKDQRNNKKSHSAFCCGLCGRDCHKMSALQIHMRIHSGEKPYQCSLCGKQFTQKGQLKGHQKVHTGEKPFSCPECGKCFAHSGAMNRHRLTHTGEKPYHCSMCDRSFNQSGRLREHEKTHFGEKLNCPDCDKTFTRASSLKNHVRLHTGERPYSCDVCGRGFSRSQSLRLHKRKHGLKHVEEESGLSVDDLSDHSSPVNMNITVKNEDDIFI; translated from the exons atggagcttgagag CGGGCCTACTGTAGCCTCCTCCGCAGAGATGGGCTCTGAAAGCCCAGAGCATTTTGGACCATCTGTGACAATgacagaggaggaggaagaggaggaaaacCAGGAGCAAGATATCGGCCCCCTCATCAACTCTGATGGAGAAGTGGATTTGTCAGATCTCA GAGAGAGAGACTCTCCAGGAGGAGGAGCGGCAGAAACCCTCTCCAATGCATTCGACCAGAGCGAGAATGAAAAGCCCCCCTCCTTCCATCGCTGCTCCGTGTGCGGTAAAGTCTTTCCGTATGCTTCCAAACTCCAGCGTCACCTGCGCACTCACTCTGGAGAAAGACCTTTCCCGTGCTCCGTGTGCAACAAGAGATTTCCCGAAAAGGGTCTGCTCATGATCCACCAAAGGATTCACACGGGAGAGAAACCCTTCGCCTGCACTTTTTGCGAGAAGCGGTTCGCCAGCCAGGGTGAACTTAGGCTCCACAGGAGGACTCACACCGGCGAGAGACCGTACCACTGTTCCATCTGTCTGAAGAGCTTCTCTCGCCACTGGCACCTCAAGACGCACCTGGACGCCATGCACTCCGAGGTGGTCGCCGGCTTCATCAGGAAGAAGTTCCCGTGCTCGGACTGCGACAAGAGCTGCAACTCGGCCGCCGAGCTGAGGGACCACCAGAGGACTCACACCGGCGAGAGGCCGTATCAGTGCAACTTCTGCGACAAGAAGTTCGCGTTGTCCGGCACGCTGGTGAGACACGAGCGCCTGCACACGGGAATCACGCCCTACCACTGCTCGGACTGCGGAAAGACCTTTGCGCAGCAGTGGACGCTGACCACTCACATGCGGACTCACAGAGGGGAGAAACCGTACAGCTGCACGCAGTGCGACAAGTCCTTCGTGGCGCCCGGGGAGCTCCGGAGGCACACCAGGATCCACACGGGGGAAAAGCCGTATACCTGCGCGGATTGTGGCAGACACTTCTCGCTGGCTGGAACCCTCAGGAACCACAAAAAGTCCTGCACGCAGAGCAAGAATGGAGAGGTTCAAACTGCCGCCGGCGAATCGTCACAGAGGGAAGCGACTGACATCAGCTCTGAG CTGCCTGCCAATCAAGCTACGGCCAGCGTGGAGACCTCCGCCTCGTCGTCCTCCTCGTCTTCTGAGGACATCAGCTGTGACCGAGCAGCCCGAGATGGAAATGACTCTGAAGAGGCGGAGCAGGAGCCCTCCAGTCCGCTCATGAACGTCGTCgtgaaagaggaggaggaggagtctcCTCTGTGTG ATGAAGCTTCGGCCCCGAAGTGTTCCGCTGAGACAAATAGTGTAGTTGCGGTGAAAAAGGAGGAAGTAGAGGATCTGGTCGAGA tggaagcatctcacgttcgggggcagccggtcggaggaggcaaaagagtccgcagctgcctctttgacaggtgcaagaagaacgacgcaagctccgctcgtgtctacg CTCCTCCTCAGCTTCCCGACCAGGTGGTGGTGTCTCCCACATCACCAGCGAAGGATCAGCGCAACAACAAGAAGTCTCACAGCGCTTTCTGCTGCGGCCTCTGTGGGAGAGACTGCCACAAGATGTCGGCGCTGCAAATCCACATGCGCATCCACTCGGGAGAGAAACCCTATCAATGCTCTCTGTGCGGCAAGCAGTTCACCCAGAAAGGTCAGCTCAAAGGCCACCAGAAGGTCCACACGGGGGAGAAGCCCTTTTCCTGTCCCGAGTGCGGCAAGTGCTTCGCCCACTCGGGCGCCATGAACCGACACCGTCTGACGCACACGGGGGAGAAGCCCTACCACTGCTCCATGTGCGACCGCAGCTTCAACCAGTCGGGACGGCTGAGGGAGCACGAGAAGACGCACTTCGGGGAAAAGCTCAACTGCCCCGACTGCGACAAGACGTTCACGCGGGCCTCCAGCCTCAAGAACCACGTGAGGCTTCACACGGGCGAGAGGCCGTACAGCTGCGACGTGTGTGGGCGGGGCTTCAGTCGCTCTCAGAGCCTCAGGCTTCACAAGCGTAAACACGGGCTGAAGCACGTGGAAGAGGAGTCGGGCCTCAGCGTGGACGACTTATCAGACCATAGCTCCCCCGTAAATATGAACATCACAGTTAAAAATGAAGATGACATATTTATATAA
- the LOC133538675 gene encoding zinc finger protein 271-like isoform X3, with product MGSESPEHFGPSVTMTEEEEEEENQEQDIGPLINSDGEVDLSDLRERDSPGGGAAETLSNAFDQSENEKPPSFHRCSVCGKVFPYASKLQRHLRTHSGERPFPCSVCNKRFPEKGLLMIHQRIHTGEKPFACTFCEKRFASQGELRLHRRTHTGERPYHCSICLKSFSRHWHLKTHLDAMHSEVVAGFIRKKFPCSDCDKSCNSAAELRDHQRTHTGERPYQCNFCDKKFALSGTLVRHERLHTGITPYHCSDCGKTFAQQWTLTTHMRTHRGEKPYSCTQCDKSFVAPGELRRHTRIHTGEKPYTCADCGRHFSLAGTLRNHKKSCTQSKNGEVQTAAGESSQREATDISSELPANQATASVETSASSSSSSSEDISCDRAARDGNDSEEAEQEPSSPLMNVVVKEEEEESPLCDEASAPKCSAETNSVVAVKKEEVEDLVEMEASHVRGQPVGGGKRVRSCLFDRCKKNDASSARVYAPPQLPDQVVVSPTSPAKDQRNNKKSHSAFCCGLCGRDCHKMSALQIHMRIHSGEKPYQCSLCGKQFTQKGQLKGHQKVHTGEKPFSCPECGKCFAHSGAMNRHRLTHTGEKPYHCSMCDRSFNQSGRLREHEKTHFGEKLNCPDCDKTFTRASSLKNHVRLHTGERPYSCDVCGRGFSRSQSLRLHKRKHGLKHVEEESGLSVDDLSDHSSPVNMNITVKNEDDIFI from the exons ATGGGCTCTGAAAGCCCAGAGCATTTTGGACCATCTGTGACAATgacagaggaggaggaagaggaggaaaacCAGGAGCAAGATATCGGCCCCCTCATCAACTCTGATGGAGAAGTGGATTTGTCAGATCTCA GAGAGAGAGACTCTCCAGGAGGAGGAGCGGCAGAAACCCTCTCCAATGCATTCGACCAGAGCGAGAATGAAAAGCCCCCCTCCTTCCATCGCTGCTCCGTGTGCGGTAAAGTCTTTCCGTATGCTTCCAAACTCCAGCGTCACCTGCGCACTCACTCTGGAGAAAGACCTTTCCCGTGCTCCGTGTGCAACAAGAGATTTCCCGAAAAGGGTCTGCTCATGATCCACCAAAGGATTCACACGGGAGAGAAACCCTTCGCCTGCACTTTTTGCGAGAAGCGGTTCGCCAGCCAGGGTGAACTTAGGCTCCACAGGAGGACTCACACCGGCGAGAGACCGTACCACTGTTCCATCTGTCTGAAGAGCTTCTCTCGCCACTGGCACCTCAAGACGCACCTGGACGCCATGCACTCCGAGGTGGTCGCCGGCTTCATCAGGAAGAAGTTCCCGTGCTCGGACTGCGACAAGAGCTGCAACTCGGCCGCCGAGCTGAGGGACCACCAGAGGACTCACACCGGCGAGAGGCCGTATCAGTGCAACTTCTGCGACAAGAAGTTCGCGTTGTCCGGCACGCTGGTGAGACACGAGCGCCTGCACACGGGAATCACGCCCTACCACTGCTCGGACTGCGGAAAGACCTTTGCGCAGCAGTGGACGCTGACCACTCACATGCGGACTCACAGAGGGGAGAAACCGTACAGCTGCACGCAGTGCGACAAGTCCTTCGTGGCGCCCGGGGAGCTCCGGAGGCACACCAGGATCCACACGGGGGAAAAGCCGTATACCTGCGCGGATTGTGGCAGACACTTCTCGCTGGCTGGAACCCTCAGGAACCACAAAAAGTCCTGCACGCAGAGCAAGAATGGAGAGGTTCAAACTGCCGCCGGCGAATCGTCACAGAGGGAAGCGACTGACATCAGCTCTGAG CTGCCTGCCAATCAAGCTACGGCCAGCGTGGAGACCTCCGCCTCGTCGTCCTCCTCGTCTTCTGAGGACATCAGCTGTGACCGAGCAGCCCGAGATGGAAATGACTCTGAAGAGGCGGAGCAGGAGCCCTCCAGTCCGCTCATGAACGTCGTCgtgaaagaggaggaggaggagtctcCTCTGTGTG ATGAAGCTTCGGCCCCGAAGTGTTCCGCTGAGACAAATAGTGTAGTTGCGGTGAAAAAGGAGGAAGTAGAGGATCTGGTCGAGA tggaagcatctcacgttcgggggcagccggtcggaggaggcaaaagagtccgcagctgcctctttgacaggtgcaagaagaacgacgcaagctccgctcgtgtctacg CTCCTCCTCAGCTTCCCGACCAGGTGGTGGTGTCTCCCACATCACCAGCGAAGGATCAGCGCAACAACAAGAAGTCTCACAGCGCTTTCTGCTGCGGCCTCTGTGGGAGAGACTGCCACAAGATGTCGGCGCTGCAAATCCACATGCGCATCCACTCGGGAGAGAAACCCTATCAATGCTCTCTGTGCGGCAAGCAGTTCACCCAGAAAGGTCAGCTCAAAGGCCACCAGAAGGTCCACACGGGGGAGAAGCCCTTTTCCTGTCCCGAGTGCGGCAAGTGCTTCGCCCACTCGGGCGCCATGAACCGACACCGTCTGACGCACACGGGGGAGAAGCCCTACCACTGCTCCATGTGCGACCGCAGCTTCAACCAGTCGGGACGGCTGAGGGAGCACGAGAAGACGCACTTCGGGGAAAAGCTCAACTGCCCCGACTGCGACAAGACGTTCACGCGGGCCTCCAGCCTCAAGAACCACGTGAGGCTTCACACGGGCGAGAGGCCGTACAGCTGCGACGTGTGTGGGCGGGGCTTCAGTCGCTCTCAGAGCCTCAGGCTTCACAAGCGTAAACACGGGCTGAAGCACGTGGAAGAGGAGTCGGGCCTCAGCGTGGACGACTTATCAGACCATAGCTCCCCCGTAAATATGAACATCACAGTTAAAAATGAAGATGACATATTTATATAA